A stretch of the Desulforamulus ferrireducens genome encodes the following:
- the corA gene encoding magnesium/cobalt transporter CorA: MIKTYLYDHATHSMRHDISLDNLHPVLANKNNLLWVDLYNFTEQEIRYVANAFDFHELAVEDCMHYSPRAKLDRYDDHHFLVIHAIRYNEERDEEIMLVQLNIFLGENYVVTVHKNTLPSLGRLAKICLVDTKVADKSRDFFLYSIIDGLIDEYFPVLDRIGDRIEDLEDEIYEKPSRETTDEFLALKRTILTMRRAITPQRRIFYNLTGSSFVINEDNQPYYLDLKDHLERISDTIDGYKDLVDGALATYSSIISARTNETMRVLTVISTIFMPLTFVTGFFGMNVPLPDQNSIWSTVSITMGLVLVSLWMVVLFRQKKWM, translated from the coding sequence CTGATAAAGACCTATCTTTACGATCATGCTACCCATAGCATGCGACATGATATCAGTTTGGACAACTTACATCCCGTACTGGCTAATAAAAACAATTTGCTATGGGTAGACCTCTACAACTTTACCGAGCAAGAAATTCGCTATGTTGCCAATGCCTTTGACTTTCACGAATTAGCCGTGGAGGACTGTATGCATTACAGTCCCCGAGCCAAGTTAGATCGCTACGATGACCATCATTTTCTGGTGATTCACGCCATCCGCTATAACGAAGAACGTGACGAAGAAATTATGTTGGTACAACTCAACATTTTCTTAGGGGAAAATTATGTGGTCACAGTTCATAAGAATACCTTACCCAGCCTTGGTCGCTTGGCAAAGATTTGTCTGGTTGATACCAAGGTAGCAGATAAAAGCCGTGATTTTTTCCTTTATTCCATTATTGATGGTTTAATCGATGAGTACTTTCCTGTACTTGACCGCATCGGCGATCGTATTGAAGACTTGGAAGATGAGATTTATGAAAAACCCAGCCGGGAAACCACCGATGAATTCTTAGCTTTGAAAAGAACTATTTTAACCATGCGCCGCGCCATTACTCCCCAACGGAGAATCTTTTATAATCTAACCGGCAGTTCCTTTGTAATCAATGAAGATAACCAGCCCTACTATTTGGATTTGAAGGATCACCTGGAGCGTATATCGGACACCATTGATGGCTATAAGGATTTGGTAGACGGTGCCCTGGCGACCTACTCCTCTATTATTAGTGCACGAACTAACGAAACCATGCGAGTATTAACGGTTATTTCCACCATTTTTATGCCCCTTACCTTTGTTACCGGTTTCTTTGGTATGAACGTGCCCCTGCCGGATCAAAATTCCATTTGGTCCACAGTAAGCATTACCATGGGGTTAGTTTTAGTTTCATTATGGATGGTTGTACTCTTTAGACAAAAGAAATGGATGTAG
- a CDS encoding anti-sigma factor domain-containing protein — protein MVKGILLETKGPFAVVLTADGRFVRIILTTKNRTLGQEVTGRELRLPSLKQGLAVASVLLVIMVGLWAKMLINPAVAYVALDINPSLELAVNEAGLVIKAQGLDQEGKDLLAKVNPKNLEIYQAVELLVEGAAQNHYLNDTNNVVLTTVTPVKEDVVVVDEGKLQTAVQKQAEKLPTSVKVVSQKATLQEHQEAVNKGLSVGRYLIHRGSVDKGEKVSLEEAKSKGLGQLEKEKGIKLEQLLPRAKHESKVTVAPPKEKQEKSLNNKKGEAGQAKDEQDKSKSKSQDKISPGQLKKQQETKPVPKRPEVEDKVTSPATSFDKKDNEQRRDDRRHGRWEEQENTKQPDKKLNRGQENNQREREQDRNKDQGKDKKQDKDKGKDKDKDKNKDKDKRDKD, from the coding sequence GTGGTTAAGGGTATATTGTTGGAAACCAAAGGACCCTTTGCTGTGGTCCTGACCGCAGACGGACGTTTTGTTAGAATAATATTGACTACTAAGAATCGGACCCTCGGACAAGAGGTGACAGGTAGAGAATTAAGATTACCGTCTCTTAAACAGGGATTAGCGGTGGCTTCAGTCTTGCTGGTAATAATGGTGGGTTTATGGGCGAAAATGCTGATTAACCCCGCCGTGGCCTATGTGGCCCTGGACATCAATCCCAGTTTGGAATTAGCGGTAAATGAAGCTGGCCTGGTTATTAAGGCTCAGGGATTAGATCAGGAAGGCAAAGATTTATTAGCCAAGGTAAACCCTAAAAATCTAGAGATTTACCAGGCAGTGGAACTGCTGGTTGAGGGAGCGGCCCAAAACCACTATTTAAATGACACCAATAATGTAGTGTTAACCACCGTTACCCCCGTTAAGGAAGATGTGGTGGTGGTGGATGAGGGGAAACTGCAGACTGCTGTCCAGAAGCAAGCCGAAAAACTACCGACCTCTGTAAAGGTAGTAAGCCAAAAAGCCACTCTACAAGAGCACCAAGAGGCAGTCAATAAGGGGTTATCGGTGGGACGCTACTTAATACACCGAGGTAGTGTGGATAAAGGGGAAAAAGTGTCCCTGGAGGAGGCCAAGTCAAAGGGCTTGGGCCAGTTGGAAAAGGAAAAGGGTATTAAGTTAGAACAGCTTTTGCCCCGGGCAAAGCATGAAAGTAAAGTAACCGTAGCTCCACCTAAGGAAAAGCAAGAAAAATCTTTGAACAACAAGAAGGGGGAGGCCGGCCAGGCCAAGGACGAGCAAGACAAATCTAAGTCAAAGTCCCAGGATAAGATATCGCCGGGTCAATTAAAGAAACAGCAGGAAACTAAGCCGGTGCCCAAAAGACCTGAAGTGGAGGACAAAGTAACCTCACCTGCCACTTCCTTCGATAAAAAAGATAATGAACAGCGACGGGATGACCGTCGCCATGGTCGTTGGGAAGAACAAGAGAATACCAAACAGCCTGACAAGAAACTAAACCGGGGTCAGGAAAATAATCAAAGGGAAAGGGAGCAGGATAGGAACAAGGACCAGGGGAAAGATAAGAAACAAGATAAAGATAAAGGTAAAGACAAGGATAAAGATAAAAACAAGGATAAAGACAAAAGGGATAAGGATTAG
- the sigI gene encoding RNA polymerase sigma-I factor — MTLEQHTAQYLNQAKQGDTQVRENILAEAKPFILNTCVKYCNRSLEWGRDEELSIGLLAFNEAIDRFEEERNIPFLGFARLVIKSRLTDYFRREARHRHQPLEYQVADNAPVQLETTQAWEKYLQEAEAQERQEEILEFQKELLTYGISVSELVEASPKHRDSRESLLSLAKQVNDNPALMEQLVRTKRLPIKELTLLSGLHRKTIEKSRRYIIAMALLLSKREQYIYLFSYLKLTSWSAGEGESQSG, encoded by the coding sequence TTGACATTAGAGCAACATACGGCACAGTACCTGAACCAGGCCAAACAAGGGGATACACAGGTTAGAGAAAACATCTTGGCAGAGGCCAAACCCTTTATCTTAAATACTTGTGTAAAATATTGTAACCGCTCCTTGGAATGGGGACGTGATGAGGAGTTAAGTATTGGTTTGCTGGCTTTTAACGAGGCCATTGACCGTTTTGAGGAAGAGAGAAACATTCCGTTTTTAGGTTTTGCTCGGTTAGTTATAAAAAGTCGCTTGACAGATTATTTTCGCCGGGAAGCCCGGCACAGACACCAACCTTTGGAATATCAGGTGGCGGATAATGCCCCGGTACAATTGGAAACAACCCAGGCCTGGGAAAAGTATTTACAAGAAGCAGAGGCACAGGAGCGACAGGAAGAGATTTTAGAATTTCAAAAGGAGCTTCTGACTTACGGCATTAGTGTGAGCGAATTGGTGGAAGCTTCACCAAAGCACAGAGATTCCAGAGAGAGTCTTCTTTCTCTGGCCAAGCAAGTGAACGATAATCCAGCCTTAATGGAGCAGTTAGTGCGCACTAAACGGTTACCGATAAAGGAACTGACATTATTGTCAGGTTTACATAGGAAAACCATTGAGAAAAGTCGCCGCTATATCATTGCCATGGCCTTACTCTTGTCTAAGAGGGAACAGTATATTTATTTATTCTCCTACTTAAAACTAACCAGTTGGTCAGCAGGAGAGGGGGAGAGTCAGAGTGGTTAA
- the trpA gene encoding tryptophan synthase subunit alpha, with translation MTGIEHLQQTFAALRERQEKALVTYVTAGDPDLTTTARLMQTMAQSGADIIELGVPFSDPSADGPVIQRASTRALANGTGLAEILHLVSAARPGLSTPVVLMSYYNPVLQYGLTRFCQEAAAAGVAGVIIPDLPVEEAGALLAAAIPRGIAVIPLVAPTSTTQRLAKIVAVAQGFIYCVTVTGITGTSQSVTEEIAGLSRQLRELTELPLVAGFGIATPDQAARVAQYTDGVVVGSALVRLVEQQGENSLQAVDQLTRELKNVLVGKNW, from the coding sequence ATGACAGGCATTGAGCATTTACAGCAGACCTTTGCCGCCTTAAGGGAGCGTCAGGAGAAGGCTTTGGTGACCTATGTAACCGCCGGTGATCCCGATCTAACAACCACCGCCCGACTAATGCAAACAATGGCCCAGTCCGGAGCAGATATCATTGAACTGGGGGTTCCCTTTTCCGACCCCTCCGCCGATGGACCGGTAATCCAACGGGCCTCGACCAGGGCATTAGCTAACGGCACTGGCCTGGCCGAGATTTTGCACCTGGTTTCCGCAGCCCGGCCAGGGTTAAGCACACCGGTGGTTTTAATGTCCTATTATAACCCGGTATTACAATATGGTTTAACTAGATTTTGTCAAGAAGCCGCCGCAGCAGGGGTAGCAGGTGTAATCATTCCCGATCTACCGGTGGAAGAAGCGGGAGCACTATTGGCTGCTGCTATCCCCAGGGGTATTGCGGTGATCCCTCTGGTGGCACCCACCAGTACGACGCAGCGGTTAGCCAAAATTGTGGCTGTGGCCCAGGGCTTTATTTACTGTGTCACAGTGACCGGCATCACCGGTACCAGCCAGTCAGTAACCGAGGAGATTGCCGGACTGTCCCGACAATTAAGGGAACTTACCGAACTTCCCCTGGTGGCTGGCTTTGGCATTGCCACACCAGACCAGGCGGCAAGGGTAGCCCAATATACTGATGGTGTGGTAGTAGGCAGTGCTTTGGTACGGTTAGTGGAACAACAGGGAGAAAACAGCCTGCAGGCAGTGGATCAACTTACCAGGGAACTAAAGAATGTTTTGGTAGGCAAAAATTGGTAG
- the trpB gene encoding tryptophan synthase subunit beta, producing the protein MLPDKRGYFGAYGGRFVPETLMPALEELTQAYQQAQQDAAFQREVSYYLKHYVGRPSPVYRAAALSKKIGGADIYLKREDLNHTGAHKINNTVGQLLLARRMGKKRIVAETGAGQHGVATATVAALLGLQCVVYMGEEDIYRQSPNVFRMRLLGAEVVKVSSGSGTLKDAMNEAMRDWVTNVRNTFYVIGSVAGPHPYPVMVRNFQAIIGEEAREQMLAQRGALPDCVVACVGGGSNAMGIFYHFLPLQEVKLVGVEAGGLGLHTEQHAATLNAGRPGVLHGAYSYLLQDVAGQVRPVHSISAGLDYPGVGPEHSYLKDSGRVQYITATDEEALEAFHLLARTEGILPALESSHALAGAIKLAAQMNKQQSILVCLSGRGDKDVPTVAKTMGVELI; encoded by the coding sequence GTGTTGCCGGATAAGCGTGGTTACTTTGGTGCCTATGGAGGAAGATTTGTACCGGAAACTCTCATGCCTGCCCTGGAGGAATTAACTCAGGCCTACCAGCAAGCCCAACAGGATGCTGCCTTCCAAAGGGAGGTGTCCTATTATTTAAAACACTATGTGGGCAGACCCTCGCCGGTCTACAGGGCAGCGGCCTTGAGTAAAAAAATAGGCGGAGCAGACATTTACTTAAAACGGGAGGATCTCAACCACACCGGTGCGCATAAGATTAATAATACGGTGGGACAACTGCTACTGGCCCGCCGTATGGGCAAAAAACGTATCGTAGCGGAAACCGGTGCTGGTCAGCACGGTGTGGCCACTGCCACAGTGGCGGCCCTGTTAGGTCTGCAATGCGTTGTTTATATGGGGGAGGAAGATATTTACCGCCAATCCCCTAATGTCTTCCGCATGCGCTTACTGGGTGCGGAAGTGGTGAAAGTAAGCTCTGGCAGCGGAACCCTAAAGGACGCCATGAACGAAGCCATGCGGGACTGGGTAACTAATGTCAGAAATACCTTTTATGTCATTGGTTCAGTGGCCGGCCCCCATCCCTATCCTGTGATGGTAAGGAATTTCCAGGCTATTATTGGCGAAGAAGCCCGGGAGCAAATGTTGGCTCAAAGAGGGGCGCTGCCGGATTGTGTGGTGGCCTGTGTGGGCGGTGGCAGTAATGCCATGGGCATATTTTATCATTTCCTGCCCTTGCAAGAGGTTAAGCTAGTTGGGGTGGAGGCCGGTGGCCTGGGCTTGCATACTGAGCAACATGCCGCGACATTAAACGCCGGTCGACCTGGTGTATTGCATGGTGCTTACAGTTACCTGCTACAGGATGTTGCTGGTCAAGTGAGGCCTGTTCATTCCATATCAGCGGGACTGGACTATCCCGGTGTGGGGCCGGAGCACAGTTATTTAAAGGACAGCGGTCGGGTACAGTACATTACGGCCACCGATGAAGAAGCCCTGGAAGCCTTCCATCTGCTTGCCCGTACCGAGGGTATTTTGCCAGCCCTGGAAAGTTCACACGCCTTGGCTGGTGCCATCAAGCTGGCTGCTCAAATGAACAAGCAGCAGAGCATCCTGGTTTGTCTTTCTGGCCGAGGGGATAAGGATGTGCCTACGGTGGCCAAAACCATGGGGGTGGAACTAATATGA
- a CDS encoding phosphoribosylanthranilate isomerase, with product MSFPAVRIKICGLQDIPTALAAARAGADAIGLVFAPGRRQVTPQQARAICQALPPLVSRVGVFVNTPMEEVRQLAHYCGLDLVQLHGQESPEYCQQLGLRCIKAIPGDRSSLERAADYPVSALLVDHVQPGSGQTFDWQILMGVSLKQPLILAGGLHPGNVGRAVAMVRPYAVDVSSGVEFRGKKDETLIKAFIQRVREVCYCVAG from the coding sequence TTGAGCTTCCCGGCTGTACGCATTAAAATCTGTGGTTTGCAGGACATTCCCACGGCTTTGGCTGCTGCCCGGGCAGGAGCCGATGCCATTGGTCTGGTCTTTGCTCCCGGCAGACGCCAAGTTACCCCGCAGCAAGCCAGGGCCATCTGTCAAGCCCTGCCGCCCCTGGTGTCCCGGGTGGGGGTTTTTGTCAACACGCCCATGGAAGAGGTGCGGCAGCTGGCCCACTATTGCGGCTTGGATCTGGTTCAATTGCATGGTCAAGAAAGCCCTGAATATTGTCAACAACTGGGCCTGCGTTGTATCAAGGCCATACCTGGAGACCGCTCCAGCTTGGAGCGAGCCGCTGACTACCCTGTTAGTGCCCTGCTGGTGGATCATGTTCAGCCGGGTTCCGGTCAAACCTTTGATTGGCAAATATTGATGGGAGTCTCTCTAAAGCAACCTCTTATTTTAGCCGGGGGGCTCCATCCGGGCAATGTTGGGCGGGCAGTGGCCATGGTCCGTCCCTACGCAGTGGATGTCTCCAGTGGGGTTGAGTTCAGGGGTAAAAAAGATGAGACCTTAATAAAAGCCTTTATTCAGCGTGTCAGGGAGGTGTGTTACTGTGTTGCCGGATAA
- the trpC gene encoding indole-3-glycerol phosphate synthase TrpC, with amino-acid sequence MILEQIVAVKRQEIQRLQSRVVVSQMEREISTLPPAPNFQQAISVGGRVSLIAEIKYCSPSKGVLCKGINHRQLAQIYQENGAAAVSVLTDSQFFGGALTNLSEVQQTIQLPLLRKDFIIHPLQVYQSRLAGAAAILLIAAILSQQELTNLAHLARACGLQTLVEVHTEAELERVLSLGFRLIGINNRNLQTFQTDLAVTAGLMQYINREGITVVSESGIQSPEHMIFLKELGVQAALVGESLVSAADIPAKVRELVRGGGRVELPGCTH; translated from the coding sequence TTGATATTAGAGCAAATTGTAGCTGTCAAAAGACAAGAAATCCAAAGGCTGCAGTCCAGAGTGGTGGTATCCCAAATGGAGAGGGAGATCAGTACCCTACCACCGGCTCCTAATTTTCAACAAGCCATCAGTGTTGGCGGCAGAGTAAGCCTGATTGCTGAAATAAAATACTGTTCACCTTCTAAAGGAGTGCTATGCAAGGGTATTAATCACCGTCAACTGGCTCAAATATATCAGGAAAATGGCGCGGCAGCGGTATCTGTGTTGACAGACAGTCAATTTTTTGGTGGCGCTTTAACTAATTTGTCAGAGGTGCAGCAAACTATCCAACTTCCTTTGCTGCGGAAGGATTTTATTATCCACCCGTTACAGGTTTACCAGAGCCGCTTGGCCGGCGCGGCGGCCATTTTATTAATTGCAGCTATTCTGAGCCAGCAGGAGCTTACCAATCTGGCTCATCTGGCCCGGGCCTGTGGTCTGCAAACACTGGTGGAGGTGCATACCGAGGCTGAGTTAGAGCGGGTATTAAGCTTAGGTTTTCGGCTAATTGGTATCAATAACCGGAATCTGCAGACCTTCCAAACAGATTTGGCAGTAACTGCTGGCCTGATGCAATACATTAACCGAGAGGGCATCACCGTGGTTAGTGAAAGTGGTATTCAGAGCCCTGAACATATGATTTTCCTGAAAGAACTGGGTGTGCAGGCGGCCTTGGTGGGAGAGTCCCTGGTCAGTGCAGCGGATATTCCGGCCAAAGTGCGAGAATTGGTGAGAGGGGGTGGCAGGGTTGAGCTTCCCGGCTGTACGCATTAA
- the trpD gene encoding anthranilate phosphoribosyltransferase: MISEAIKKVVAGVSLSENEARQTMQEIMEGLATPAQIACFLTALHLKGETAQEITGFARTMREKVTPVVTKRSGLVDTCGTGGDGANTFNISTACAFVLAGAGLPVAKHGNRSVSSKCGSADVLEYLGVAVNLTPQEAGLCLDKVGISFLFAPLLHGAMKHAAAPRKEIGIRTVFNILGPLTNPAFADRQVLGVYSADLAPVLAQVLANLGSKKSYVVHGSGGLDEVSLAGEALVYEVADGKVTRFTLNPEDYGLSRSPVSALAGGDVKMNARIIKNVLDGAPGPRRDAVLINAALGLMAGGLTQDLTVALRLAEEVIDSGKAKKKLEELVNFSQSIVKRRTVAL; the protein is encoded by the coding sequence GTGATTAGTGAAGCCATTAAAAAGGTAGTGGCAGGAGTCAGTTTATCTGAAAATGAGGCCAGGCAGACCATGCAAGAAATAATGGAAGGGTTGGCCACCCCGGCGCAAATTGCTTGTTTTCTTACAGCCCTCCATTTAAAGGGGGAAACAGCGCAGGAAATTACCGGCTTTGCCCGTACCATGCGGGAGAAGGTAACGCCGGTGGTGACTAAACGCAGTGGTCTGGTAGATACCTGCGGCACCGGCGGGGACGGTGCCAACACCTTTAATATTTCCACCGCCTGTGCCTTTGTGCTGGCCGGGGCAGGTTTGCCGGTGGCAAAACATGGCAATCGTTCGGTTTCCAGCAAGTGCGGCAGTGCAGATGTGCTGGAATACCTGGGGGTAGCCGTTAATCTTACTCCCCAGGAAGCAGGTCTTTGCCTGGATAAGGTGGGCATTTCCTTTCTCTTTGCCCCCCTGCTGCATGGTGCCATGAAGCATGCTGCCGCCCCCCGCAAGGAAATTGGCATTCGGACGGTTTTTAATATTCTAGGGCCACTGACCAATCCCGCCTTTGCCGATAGGCAGGTGCTGGGGGTCTATAGTGCGGATTTGGCTCCGGTGCTGGCCCAAGTATTAGCCAATTTAGGGAGCAAAAAATCCTATGTGGTGCACGGCAGTGGTGGCTTGGATGAAGTTTCCCTGGCCGGGGAGGCTTTGGTCTATGAGGTGGCTGACGGCAAGGTAACCCGTTTCACACTTAATCCAGAGGATTACGGACTGTCCCGCTCGCCGGTGTCAGCCTTGGCCGGGGGCGATGTAAAAATGAATGCGCGCATTATCAAAAATGTTCTGGACGGTGCACCCGGACCCCGGCGGGATGCAGTGCTAATCAATGCTGCCCTGGGTCTCATGGCCGGGGGACTTACCCAGGATTTGACAGTGGCCCTGCGGTTGGCAGAAGAAGTTATAGATTCCGGTAAGGCCAAAAAGAAACTGGAAGAACTGGTCAATTTCAGTCAATCCATTGTGAAAAGGAGGACTGTAGCGCTTTGA
- a CDS encoding anthranilate synthase component II, producing MLAVIDNYDSFTYNLVQLVRELGYPVKVYRNNAISLATLRDPQFTGILLSPGPGRPEEAGICLEVVRQFSGRIPILGVCLGHQTIAQAWGGKVVPAARLMHGKTSTILHDGRGIYRDIVSPFTATRYHSLAVEEASLPPCLTISARTPEGEVMGLRHNQFPVEGVQYHPESFATTQGKALLRNFLNLCKT from the coding sequence ATGCTGGCGGTAATTGATAATTATGATTCCTTTACCTACAACCTGGTGCAGTTAGTTAGGGAACTGGGCTACCCGGTGAAGGTCTATCGCAATAATGCCATTTCCCTGGCAACACTAAGGGACCCGCAGTTTACCGGCATACTGCTTTCACCGGGACCGGGCCGACCAGAGGAGGCGGGCATCTGTTTGGAGGTAGTAAGACAGTTCAGTGGCAGGATACCTATCCTGGGAGTCTGCCTGGGTCATCAAACCATAGCCCAGGCCTGGGGAGGCAAGGTGGTGCCGGCCGCCAGACTAATGCACGGCAAAACCTCCACCATTCTGCACGACGGCAGGGGTATTTATCGAGACATTGTCTCACCCTTTACAGCCACACGCTATCATTCCCTGGCTGTGGAGGAAGCAAGCTTGCCCCCTTGTTTAACCATTTCAGCCAGAACACCGGAAGGGGAGGTGATGGGTCTCAGACATAACCAATTTCCGGTGGAGGGGGTTCAGTATCACCCTGAATCCTTTGCCACCACCCAGGGGAAAGCCCTGCTGAGGAATTTTCTAAACCTTTGTAAGACCTGA
- the trpE gene encoding anthranilate synthase component I, which produces MYYPSLEKFCSLSQEYNLIPVYREYLADTETPVSLYGKLAPTGPSFLLESVEGGEHLARYSFIGLDCFLSYCFHRGAASYRGKVGKATLHGDPLQALAGLLSRFRSPQLPELPRFTSGAVGYFSYDLVRYLEKLPDLHQDDLALPLCQLMFPGVVLAFDHVKRTFLIIANLPLQGTPEDTYRQAVDVIDQVAARIFHSQQENSLGSLAAVQPWSEDLLYQELARNSFTTRQQFESAVRKALDYIRQGDIFQVVLSQRFCLPFTGNAFELYRRIRTINPSSYLYYFNFGDIQLVGASPEMLVRLTGDKLYSHPIAGSRPRGVNYEEDQRLAQELLKDEKERAEHLMLVDLGRNDLGRVCQPGTIEVSRFMEVERYSHVMHLVSEVRGKIEAGKHHLDALAACFPAGTVTGAPKIRAMEIIEELEPTKRGIYAGAVGYLDFAGNMDTAITIRTAVIQQGKAYFQSGAGIVADSDPAKEYLETLHKARAMALAVLACQGGKGA; this is translated from the coding sequence TTGTATTATCCGTCCCTGGAGAAGTTCTGTTCTCTTAGTCAGGAGTATAACTTAATACCCGTTTATCGGGAATATCTGGCGGATACCGAAACACCGGTATCCCTCTACGGCAAATTAGCACCCACGGGACCAAGTTTTCTACTGGAAAGTGTGGAGGGAGGGGAACATTTAGCCAGGTATTCCTTTATCGGCCTGGATTGTTTCTTAAGCTATTGCTTTCACCGGGGGGCGGCCAGTTACCGGGGAAAGGTAGGCAAGGCCACTTTGCACGGGGATCCTCTACAGGCACTGGCCGGGCTATTAAGCCGCTTTCGTTCTCCCCAACTGCCGGAGTTACCCCGTTTTACCTCCGGTGCGGTGGGTTATTTTAGCTACGATTTAGTGCGTTATCTGGAAAAACTACCGGATTTACACCAGGATGACCTGGCTTTACCCCTTTGTCAGTTAATGTTTCCCGGGGTGGTGCTGGCCTTTGATCATGTGAAGCGAACCTTCCTGATTATTGCTAATCTTCCTCTGCAGGGAACACCGGAGGACACCTACCGGCAAGCGGTTGATGTTATAGACCAGGTGGCAGCAAGGATTTTTCATAGCCAGCAAGAGAATTCCCTGGGCTCTCTGGCAGCAGTACAGCCTTGGTCAGAAGATTTGCTTTACCAGGAACTCGCTCGGAATTCCTTCACCACCAGGCAGCAGTTTGAGTCAGCGGTGAGAAAGGCGCTGGATTATATTCGGCAGGGGGATATCTTTCAAGTGGTTTTATCCCAAAGATTCTGTCTGCCTTTCACCGGCAATGCCTTTGAACTGTATCGGCGTATAAGAACAATTAATCCCTCGTCCTATCTCTATTACTTTAATTTTGGCGATATCCAGCTGGTGGGGGCTTCCCCGGAGATGTTAGTACGTTTGACAGGAGACAAATTATACAGCCATCCCATTGCCGGTAGCAGACCCAGGGGAGTAAATTACGAGGAAGATCAACGATTAGCTCAGGAACTGTTAAAGGATGAAAAGGAAAGGGCCGAACACCTTATGTTGGTGGACTTGGGACGTAACGACCTGGGCCGGGTTTGTCAACCGGGAACCATTGAGGTTTCCCGCTTTATGGAGGTAGAGCGCTATTCCCATGTAATGCATTTGGTGTCTGAGGTCAGGGGAAAGATAGAAGCCGGCAAGCACCATTTGGATGCCCTGGCTGCCTGCTTCCCGGCCGGTACTGTTACCGGAGCACCAAAAATTAGAGCTATGGAAATTATCGAGGAATTAGAACCAACCAAACGAGGCATTTACGCAGGGGCTGTGGGGTACCTGGATTTTGCGGGAAATATGGATACGGCCATTACCATTAGAACCGCAGTCATTCAGCAAGGGAAAGCATACTTCCAGAGCGGGGCAGGCATTGTGGCCGATTCCGATCCTGCCAAGGAATATCTGGAGACGCTGCATAAGGCCAGGGCCATGGCTCTGGCAGTGTTGGCCTGCCAAGGCGGAAAGGGGGCTTAA
- a CDS encoding SGNH/GDSL hydrolase family protein, whose product MLQVVQADLAKFGFEQRQGEQVLQAEDFSDNKSPLAGIREVTREALKTAGTQGLKSLIIPVINSRPKEIAMDTLAKIMVAEARRHLSLKLYPTEITFALADAEGVQAFQRVIERDKIVCLGDSITYGYPDGPDYSWVKLLAAATGLNLLNRGISGETTGQMLARFNDDVVAEQPAYVIFAGGHNDGWMGVPLGEVEDNIRQVVEQAQQQGVCPILVLPAPLNVEQLLQNFQGTREEAEKYQAILQQIRNWIAQFAEASGIFALDFYSPLLGSDGQGLPHLLLDGGHPTHEGYQVLGEAAIQQLQGRLYFPNTSRSA is encoded by the coding sequence ATGCTTCAGGTTGTGCAGGCAGATTTAGCTAAGTTTGGCTTTGAGCAGCGGCAAGGAGAGCAGGTGCTGCAGGCGGAGGATTTTAGTGATAACAAGTCACCCCTGGCTGGTATTAGGGAGGTGACCAGGGAAGCTCTCAAAACTGCTGGCACGCAGGGTCTAAAATCACTAATTATCCCGGTGATAAACTCCCGTCCCAAGGAAATTGCCATGGACACCCTGGCCAAAATCATGGTTGCCGAGGCCAGAAGACATTTATCTCTCAAATTATATCCTACTGAGATTACCTTTGCCCTGGCTGATGCGGAAGGTGTCCAGGCCTTTCAAAGGGTCATTGAGCGGGATAAAATAGTTTGTCTGGGGGACAGTATCACCTATGGTTACCCGGATGGACCGGACTATTCCTGGGTTAAACTGCTGGCTGCAGCCACAGGATTAAATTTACTTAATCGGGGTATCAGTGGGGAGACAACGGGGCAAATGTTAGCCCGTTTCAACGATGATGTGGTGGCAGAACAACCTGCCTATGTCATTTTTGCCGGAGGGCATAATGATGGTTGGATGGGTGTTCCCCTGGGGGAAGTGGAGGACAATATCCGTCAGGTGGTGGAGCAGGCACAGCAGCAGGGGGTTTGTCCTATTTTAGTTTTACCCGCTCCTCTTAATGTTGAGCAGCTGCTACAAAACTTCCAGGGTACCAGGGAGGAAGCAGAAAAATACCAGGCTATCCTGCAGCAAATAAGGAATTGGATCGCCCAATTCGCTGAGGCCAGTGGTATTTTTGCCTTGGATTTTTATTCACCTTTACTGGGCAGTGACGGTCAGGGTCTACCCCATCTGTTGCTGGATGGCGGTCACCCCACCCATGAAGGTTACCAGGTCTTAGGGGAAGCAGCTATCCAGCAACTGCAGGGCAGGCTTTATTTTCCTAATACCTCGCGTAGTGCCTGA